Proteins from one Candidatus Margulisiibacteriota bacterium genomic window:
- a CDS encoding aminotransferase class III-fold pyridoxal phosphate-dependent enzyme — translation MPTLKQRGLKVMSPVLGKYFDDFEIKGAKGGYLIGLDGRKYLDFATGIACCVIGHCHPKVSAAVKKQADTLLHTCIGVAYYEGYVKLAEELQKVAPLKDAQAFFCQSGSEAIESSLKLAKYATKKPGIIAFQGGFHGRTLGALSITTSKMKYRDGYEPLLPEVYVAPLDLKVVAGLLETKQIAGIIIEPVLGEGGYIVVKKEFLQGLRRLADQYGALLIFDEVQTGIGRTGKWFACQHAGVSPDIIALAKGIASGLPLGACLAKAEVMAKWSPGAHGSTFGGNPVSCAAAIATLQVIKEQKLLANAAKLGGYLIGELKKLQKKYPAIKDVRGLGLMIGVDFGANPPVKSIMNQCLKQGVLMIPTGADGTVMRLIPPLNVTRAQVDQALQAFAAALENV, via the coding sequence ATGCCAACATTAAAACAACGCGGTTTAAAGGTCATGTCCCCGGTCCTCGGCAAATATTTCGACGATTTCGAGATCAAGGGAGCCAAGGGCGGTTACTTGATCGGCCTGGACGGCAGAAAGTATCTCGATTTCGCCACCGGCATCGCCTGCTGCGTGATCGGCCATTGCCATCCGAAAGTTTCCGCCGCTGTTAAAAAGCAAGCGGACACCCTGCTCCACACCTGCATCGGCGTCGCTTATTACGAAGGTTATGTCAAACTGGCGGAAGAGCTGCAAAAGGTCGCCCCGCTGAAGGACGCGCAGGCGTTCTTTTGCCAGAGCGGCAGCGAGGCGATCGAATCCTCCTTGAAGTTGGCCAAGTACGCGACCAAAAAGCCGGGGATCATTGCTTTTCAAGGGGGGTTCCACGGCCGGACGCTCGGCGCTCTTTCCATCACCACTTCAAAAATGAAATACCGCGACGGTTACGAGCCGCTCCTGCCGGAAGTCTACGTCGCCCCGCTCGATCTCAAGGTCGTTGCCGGATTGCTGGAGACCAAACAGATCGCCGGGATCATCATTGAACCGGTCCTCGGCGAAGGCGGCTATATCGTGGTCAAAAAAGAGTTCCTCCAGGGGCTGCGCCGGCTGGCCGACCAATACGGCGCCTTGCTGATCTTTGACGAGGTCCAGACCGGGATCGGCCGCACCGGCAAGTGGTTCGCCTGCCAGCACGCCGGAGTATCTCCCGACATTATTGCCCTGGCCAAAGGGATCGCCTCCGGCCTGCCGCTCGGCGCCTGCCTGGCCAAAGCGGAAGTGATGGCCAAATGGTCCCCCGGCGCCCACGGTTCGACCTTTGGCGGCAATCCGGTCAGCTGCGCCGCCGCGATCGCGACGCTGCAGGTGATCAAAGAGCAAAAACTGCTGGCCAACGCGGCCAAGCTGGGCGGCTACCTGATCGGCGAACTGAAAAAACTGCAAAAGAAATATCCGGCGATCAAGGATGTCCGCGGTCTTGGCCTGATGATCGGCGTCGACTTTGGCGCCAACCCCCCGGTCAAGTCGATCATGAACCAGTGCCTCAAGCAGGGTGTCCTGATGATCCCGACCGGGGCCGACGGCACGGTCATGCGCCTGATCCCGCCGCTCAACGTCACCCGGGCGCAGGTCGACCAGGCGCTGCAGGCCTTTGCCGCCGCTCTCGAGAATGTTTAA
- the rlmB gene encoding 23S rRNA (guanosine(2251)-2'-O)-methyltransferase RlmB, producing MFKYCDLSALLAAAAAKNEPPFLLILDGLEDPHNFGAILRTAEAAGVHGIVIRKMRQVPVTETVFKVSTGAAELVPVARVPNIAEAVRRLQDESLTVIGLEIDGKRLYNQADYRGGVAFVVGSEGAGLSRLVKERCDEVVRLPMRGRINSLNASVATGIVLYEVLRQREVK from the coding sequence ATGTTTAAGTACTGCGACCTGTCAGCCCTGCTGGCGGCCGCCGCGGCCAAGAACGAGCCCCCGTTCCTTCTCATCCTCGACGGGCTGGAAGACCCCCACAACTTTGGCGCCATCCTGCGTACCGCCGAGGCGGCCGGCGTCCACGGCATCGTCATCAGAAAAATGCGCCAGGTCCCGGTAACCGAAACGGTCTTCAAGGTCTCGACCGGCGCCGCCGAGCTGGTCCCCGTCGCCCGGGTCCCCAACATCGCCGAGGCCGTCCGCCGGCTTCAGGACGAATCTTTGACGGTAATCGGGCTTGAAATCGACGGAAAGAGGTTATATAATCAGGCAGATTACCGGGGCGGGGTCGCTTTTGTCGTCGGCAGCGAAGGGGCCGGGCTCTCCCGTCTCGTCAAGGAACGTTGCGATGAAGTGGTCCGCCTGCCGATGCGCGGCCGGATCAATTCCCTGAACGCGTCAGTGGCTACAGGCATTGTCCTGTACGAAGTCTTAAGACAAAGGGAGGTGAAATGA